A portion of the Sphaerochaeta pleomorpha str. Grapes genome contains these proteins:
- a CDS encoding MTAP family purine nucleoside phosphorylase, producing MNKAIIGGTGASSLPNSSGPHIIDTVYGSVETYTITIGNEEILFLPRHGSGHTTPPHAINFRANCMALKQMGVTYVYALATSGSLDNEVKEGSIVIIEDFLDFTTNRVKTFFDGSDKKIAHTDMSDPYCNQLRKLFKQKAAQKQIPVADNGVYVCTDGPRFEGKSEIRMYKNLGGTIVGMTGIPEVFLAKELNICYSAIGLISNMACGITQENLAGIDHKTVVQKATKDALDIICDIFADNQLDQNHCQCTEAVLHV from the coding sequence ATGAACAAAGCAATCATTGGGGGAACAGGTGCAAGCTCTTTGCCCAACAGCTCGGGCCCCCATATCATCGATACTGTATATGGGTCTGTAGAGACGTATACGATTACAATCGGAAACGAAGAAATTCTTTTTTTACCACGCCATGGGTCTGGGCATACAACACCACCGCATGCAATTAATTTCCGTGCCAATTGTATGGCACTTAAGCAAATGGGGGTTACCTATGTCTATGCGCTTGCAACCAGCGGTTCCCTGGATAACGAGGTAAAGGAAGGCTCCATCGTGATAATCGAGGATTTCCTCGATTTTACCACCAATAGGGTCAAGACCTTCTTTGACGGTTCTGATAAGAAGATTGCCCATACAGATATGAGCGACCCTTACTGTAATCAATTGCGAAAGCTTTTCAAACAGAAAGCGGCACAAAAACAGATCCCTGTTGCAGATAACGGAGTGTATGTTTGCACCGACGGCCCCCGGTTTGAAGGAAAAAGCGAGATAAGGATGTACAAAAACCTTGGAGGGACAATCGTCGGTATGACAGGCATCCCAGAAGTGTTTTTGGCAAAGGAATTGAACATCTGTTATTCTGCGATCGGCCTCATCTCTAATATGGCCTGTGGTATTACCCAGGAAAACCTTGCAGGTATCGACCATAAAACTGTTGTCCAAAAGGCAACAAAAGATGCCTTGGATATTATCTGTGATATTTTTGCCGATAATCAACTCGATCAGAACCATTGTCAATGTACCGAGGCTGTGCTGCATGTATAA